The Musa acuminata AAA Group cultivar baxijiao chromosome BXJ1-3, Cavendish_Baxijiao_AAA, whole genome shotgun sequence genome window below encodes:
- the LOC103978158 gene encoding phosphoenolpyruvate phosphatase isoform X1 — MIRFCVFGCDLGEFMGAGSNSSPFLNQISRVEVRGNLLKNMGLCTWLLFIYLILICFVDDVLSGRTSSFMRSEWPSTDIPLDSEAFVVPGGYNTPQQVHITQGDYDGKAVIISWVTESETGTSEVLYGTEEHKYEQIAQGTTTNYTFYNYKSGFIHHCLVDGLKYNTKYHYKIGTGASAREFWFQTPPEIDPDVPYVFGIIGDLGQTFNSLSTLEHYMETGGQTVLFVGDLSYADRYEYNDGVRWDSWGRLVEKSAAYQPWIWTAGNHEIEYRPDLGEISTFKPYLHRYVTPYVSSKSSSPLWYAVRRASAHIIVLSSYSPFVKYTPQWFWLREELKRVNREKTPWLIVLMHVPLYNSNEAHYMEGEAMRDVFESWFVHYKVDIVFAGHVHAYERSYRVSNMNYNITSGSRHPVPDKSAPVYIIVGDGGNQEGLAVRFSDLQPDYSAFREASYGHSTLELKNRTHAFYHWNRNNDGKHVLTDHIVFRNQYWASNTRRRRLKKHRKFPS, encoded by the exons ATGATTAGGTTTTGCGTTTTTGGGTGTGATCTGGGGGAGTTTATGGGCGCGGGATCGAACTCGTCACCATTCCTGAACCAGATCAGCAGG GTTGAAGTCCGAGGCAATTTATTGAAGAATATGGGTCTTTGTACCTGGCTACTCTTCATATATCTTATTCTTATATGCTTTGTGGATGATGTCCTTTCCGGCCGTACAAGTTCTTTTATGCGGTCTGAATGGCCTTCTACTGATATCCCTCTAGATAGTGAAGCGTTTGTAGTTCCAGGAGGTTATAATACTCCACAGCAG GTCCATATTACTCAAGGAGACTATGATGGAAAAGCTGTGATAATCTCTTGGGTCACAGAGTCTGAAACTGGGACTAGTGAAGTTTTATATGGGACAGAGGAGCATAAATATGAACAGATAGCCCAAGGGACGACAACAAACTATACATTTTACAATTATAAATCTGGATTTATTCATCACTGCCTTGTGGATGGACTGAAG TACAACACAAAATATCACTACAAAATTGGAACAGGTGCCTCTGCTCGAGAATTCTGGTTCCAGACTCCTCCTGAGATTGATCCAGATGTTCCATACGTATTTGGCATTATAG GTGATTTGGGGCAAACATTTAATTCACTTTCCACTCTAGAGCATTATATGGAAACTGGTGGTCAGACTGTCTTATTTGTTGGAGATCTCTCTTATGCTGATAGATATGAATATAATGATGGTGTTCGTTGGGATTCATGGGGTCGCCTTGTAGAAAAGAGCGCTGCATATCAACCATGGATTTGGACTGCTGGAAATCACGAAATAGAGTACAGACCTGATTTG GGAGAAATTTCTACTTTCAAACCTTATCTGCACAGATATGTGACACCTTATGTGTCCTCCAAAAGCAGTTCTCCCCTTTGGTATGCTGTTAGGCGTGCATCTGCTCATATTATCGTGCTTTCAAGTTATTCTCCATTTG TTAAATATACTCCTCAATGGTTTTGGCTGCGAGAAGAGCTGAAGAGAGTCAACAGAGAAAAAACACCATGGCTGATTGTTCTTATGCACGTCCCATTGTACAATAGTAATGAAGCACATTATATGGAGGGTGAGGCCATGCGCGATGTCTTTGAGAGTTGGTTCGTGCATTATAAAGTTGATATTGTGTTTGCAGGCCATGTGCATGCCTACGAGAGATCG TATCGTGTTTCGAATATGAACTACAACATAACATCTGGTAGCCGTCATCCTGTTCCTGACAAATCAGCTCCTGTTTACATAATTGTTGGTGATGGAGGAAATCAGGAAGGTCTTGCTGTAAG GTTTTCTGACCTGCAACCTGACTACTCTGCATTCCGGGAGGCGAGTTATGGGCATTCGACATTGGAATTGAAGAATAGAACGCATGCATTTTACCATTGGAACAGAAACAACGATGGAAAACATGTACTGACAGACCATATTGTATTTCGCAACCAGTACTG GGCAAGCAATACGAGGAGGAGAAGACTGAAAAAGCACAGGAAGTTTCCAAGTTGA
- the LOC103978158 gene encoding phosphoenolpyruvate phosphatase isoform X3 has product MGLCTWLLFIYLILICFVDDVLSGRTSSFMRSEWPSTDIPLDSEAFVVPGGYNTPQQVHITQGDYDGKAVIISWVTESETGTSEVLYGTEEHKYEQIAQGTTTNYTFYNYKSGFIHHCLVDGLKYNTKYHYKIGTGASAREFWFQTPPEIDPDVPYVFGIIGDLGQTFNSLSTLEHYMETGGQTVLFVGDLSYADRYEYNDGVRWDSWGRLVEKSAAYQPWIWTAGNHEIEYRPDLGEISTFKPYLHRYVTPYVSSKSSSPLWYAVRRASAHIIVLSSYSPFVKYTPQWFWLREELKRVNREKTPWLIVLMHVPLYNSNEAHYMEGEAMRDVFESWFVHYKVDIVFAGHVHAYERSYRVSNMNYNITSGSRHPVPDKSAPVYIIVGDGGNQEGLAVRFSDLQPDYSAFREASYGHSTLELKNRTHAFYHWNRNNDGKHVLTDHIVFRNQYWASNTRRRRLKKHRKFPS; this is encoded by the exons ATGGGTCTTTGTACCTGGCTACTCTTCATATATCTTATTCTTATATGCTTTGTGGATGATGTCCTTTCCGGCCGTACAAGTTCTTTTATGCGGTCTGAATGGCCTTCTACTGATATCCCTCTAGATAGTGAAGCGTTTGTAGTTCCAGGAGGTTATAATACTCCACAGCAG GTCCATATTACTCAAGGAGACTATGATGGAAAAGCTGTGATAATCTCTTGGGTCACAGAGTCTGAAACTGGGACTAGTGAAGTTTTATATGGGACAGAGGAGCATAAATATGAACAGATAGCCCAAGGGACGACAACAAACTATACATTTTACAATTATAAATCTGGATTTATTCATCACTGCCTTGTGGATGGACTGAAG TACAACACAAAATATCACTACAAAATTGGAACAGGTGCCTCTGCTCGAGAATTCTGGTTCCAGACTCCTCCTGAGATTGATCCAGATGTTCCATACGTATTTGGCATTATAG GTGATTTGGGGCAAACATTTAATTCACTTTCCACTCTAGAGCATTATATGGAAACTGGTGGTCAGACTGTCTTATTTGTTGGAGATCTCTCTTATGCTGATAGATATGAATATAATGATGGTGTTCGTTGGGATTCATGGGGTCGCCTTGTAGAAAAGAGCGCTGCATATCAACCATGGATTTGGACTGCTGGAAATCACGAAATAGAGTACAGACCTGATTTG GGAGAAATTTCTACTTTCAAACCTTATCTGCACAGATATGTGACACCTTATGTGTCCTCCAAAAGCAGTTCTCCCCTTTGGTATGCTGTTAGGCGTGCATCTGCTCATATTATCGTGCTTTCAAGTTATTCTCCATTTG TTAAATATACTCCTCAATGGTTTTGGCTGCGAGAAGAGCTGAAGAGAGTCAACAGAGAAAAAACACCATGGCTGATTGTTCTTATGCACGTCCCATTGTACAATAGTAATGAAGCACATTATATGGAGGGTGAGGCCATGCGCGATGTCTTTGAGAGTTGGTTCGTGCATTATAAAGTTGATATTGTGTTTGCAGGCCATGTGCATGCCTACGAGAGATCG TATCGTGTTTCGAATATGAACTACAACATAACATCTGGTAGCCGTCATCCTGTTCCTGACAAATCAGCTCCTGTTTACATAATTGTTGGTGATGGAGGAAATCAGGAAGGTCTTGCTGTAAG GTTTTCTGACCTGCAACCTGACTACTCTGCATTCCGGGAGGCGAGTTATGGGCATTCGACATTGGAATTGAAGAATAGAACGCATGCATTTTACCATTGGAACAGAAACAACGATGGAAAACATGTACTGACAGACCATATTGTATTTCGCAACCAGTACTG GGCAAGCAATACGAGGAGGAGAAGACTGAAAAAGCACAGGAAGTTTCCAAGTTGA
- the LOC103978158 gene encoding phosphoenolpyruvate phosphatase isoform X2, with the protein MMVEVRGNLLKNMGLCTWLLFIYLILICFVDDVLSGRTSSFMRSEWPSTDIPLDSEAFVVPGGYNTPQQVHITQGDYDGKAVIISWVTESETGTSEVLYGTEEHKYEQIAQGTTTNYTFYNYKSGFIHHCLVDGLKYNTKYHYKIGTGASAREFWFQTPPEIDPDVPYVFGIIGDLGQTFNSLSTLEHYMETGGQTVLFVGDLSYADRYEYNDGVRWDSWGRLVEKSAAYQPWIWTAGNHEIEYRPDLGEISTFKPYLHRYVTPYVSSKSSSPLWYAVRRASAHIIVLSSYSPFVKYTPQWFWLREELKRVNREKTPWLIVLMHVPLYNSNEAHYMEGEAMRDVFESWFVHYKVDIVFAGHVHAYERSYRVSNMNYNITSGSRHPVPDKSAPVYIIVGDGGNQEGLAVRFSDLQPDYSAFREASYGHSTLELKNRTHAFYHWNRNNDGKHVLTDHIVFRNQYWASNTRRRRLKKHRKFPS; encoded by the exons ATGATG GTTGAAGTCCGAGGCAATTTATTGAAGAATATGGGTCTTTGTACCTGGCTACTCTTCATATATCTTATTCTTATATGCTTTGTGGATGATGTCCTTTCCGGCCGTACAAGTTCTTTTATGCGGTCTGAATGGCCTTCTACTGATATCCCTCTAGATAGTGAAGCGTTTGTAGTTCCAGGAGGTTATAATACTCCACAGCAG GTCCATATTACTCAAGGAGACTATGATGGAAAAGCTGTGATAATCTCTTGGGTCACAGAGTCTGAAACTGGGACTAGTGAAGTTTTATATGGGACAGAGGAGCATAAATATGAACAGATAGCCCAAGGGACGACAACAAACTATACATTTTACAATTATAAATCTGGATTTATTCATCACTGCCTTGTGGATGGACTGAAG TACAACACAAAATATCACTACAAAATTGGAACAGGTGCCTCTGCTCGAGAATTCTGGTTCCAGACTCCTCCTGAGATTGATCCAGATGTTCCATACGTATTTGGCATTATAG GTGATTTGGGGCAAACATTTAATTCACTTTCCACTCTAGAGCATTATATGGAAACTGGTGGTCAGACTGTCTTATTTGTTGGAGATCTCTCTTATGCTGATAGATATGAATATAATGATGGTGTTCGTTGGGATTCATGGGGTCGCCTTGTAGAAAAGAGCGCTGCATATCAACCATGGATTTGGACTGCTGGAAATCACGAAATAGAGTACAGACCTGATTTG GGAGAAATTTCTACTTTCAAACCTTATCTGCACAGATATGTGACACCTTATGTGTCCTCCAAAAGCAGTTCTCCCCTTTGGTATGCTGTTAGGCGTGCATCTGCTCATATTATCGTGCTTTCAAGTTATTCTCCATTTG TTAAATATACTCCTCAATGGTTTTGGCTGCGAGAAGAGCTGAAGAGAGTCAACAGAGAAAAAACACCATGGCTGATTGTTCTTATGCACGTCCCATTGTACAATAGTAATGAAGCACATTATATGGAGGGTGAGGCCATGCGCGATGTCTTTGAGAGTTGGTTCGTGCATTATAAAGTTGATATTGTGTTTGCAGGCCATGTGCATGCCTACGAGAGATCG TATCGTGTTTCGAATATGAACTACAACATAACATCTGGTAGCCGTCATCCTGTTCCTGACAAATCAGCTCCTGTTTACATAATTGTTGGTGATGGAGGAAATCAGGAAGGTCTTGCTGTAAG GTTTTCTGACCTGCAACCTGACTACTCTGCATTCCGGGAGGCGAGTTATGGGCATTCGACATTGGAATTGAAGAATAGAACGCATGCATTTTACCATTGGAACAGAAACAACGATGGAAAACATGTACTGACAGACCATATTGTATTTCGCAACCAGTACTG GGCAAGCAATACGAGGAGGAGAAGACTGAAAAAGCACAGGAAGTTTCCAAGTTGA
- the LOC103978158 gene encoding phosphoenolpyruvate phosphatase isoform X4: MIRFCVFGCDLGEFMGAGSNSSPFLNQISRVEVRGNLLKNMGLCTWLLFIYLILICFVDDVLSGRTSSFMRSEWPSTDIPLDSEAFVVPGGYNTPQQVHITQGDYDGKAVIISWVTESETGTSEVLYGTEEHKYEQIAQGTTTNYTFYNYKSGFIHHCLVDGLKYNTKYHYKIGTGASAREFWFQTPPEIDPDVPYVFGIIGDLGQTFNSLSTLEHYMETGGQTVLFVGDLSYADRYEYNDGVRWDSWGRLVEKSAAYQPWIWTAGNHEIEYRPDLGEISTFKPYLHRYVTPYVSSKSSSPLWYAVRRASAHIIVLSSYSPFVKYTPQWFWLREELKRVNREKTPWLIVLMHVPLYNSNEAHYMEGEAMRDVFESWFVHYKVDIVFAGHVHAYERSVLSFSTSVAG; encoded by the exons ATGATTAGGTTTTGCGTTTTTGGGTGTGATCTGGGGGAGTTTATGGGCGCGGGATCGAACTCGTCACCATTCCTGAACCAGATCAGCAGG GTTGAAGTCCGAGGCAATTTATTGAAGAATATGGGTCTTTGTACCTGGCTACTCTTCATATATCTTATTCTTATATGCTTTGTGGATGATGTCCTTTCCGGCCGTACAAGTTCTTTTATGCGGTCTGAATGGCCTTCTACTGATATCCCTCTAGATAGTGAAGCGTTTGTAGTTCCAGGAGGTTATAATACTCCACAGCAG GTCCATATTACTCAAGGAGACTATGATGGAAAAGCTGTGATAATCTCTTGGGTCACAGAGTCTGAAACTGGGACTAGTGAAGTTTTATATGGGACAGAGGAGCATAAATATGAACAGATAGCCCAAGGGACGACAACAAACTATACATTTTACAATTATAAATCTGGATTTATTCATCACTGCCTTGTGGATGGACTGAAG TACAACACAAAATATCACTACAAAATTGGAACAGGTGCCTCTGCTCGAGAATTCTGGTTCCAGACTCCTCCTGAGATTGATCCAGATGTTCCATACGTATTTGGCATTATAG GTGATTTGGGGCAAACATTTAATTCACTTTCCACTCTAGAGCATTATATGGAAACTGGTGGTCAGACTGTCTTATTTGTTGGAGATCTCTCTTATGCTGATAGATATGAATATAATGATGGTGTTCGTTGGGATTCATGGGGTCGCCTTGTAGAAAAGAGCGCTGCATATCAACCATGGATTTGGACTGCTGGAAATCACGAAATAGAGTACAGACCTGATTTG GGAGAAATTTCTACTTTCAAACCTTATCTGCACAGATATGTGACACCTTATGTGTCCTCCAAAAGCAGTTCTCCCCTTTGGTATGCTGTTAGGCGTGCATCTGCTCATATTATCGTGCTTTCAAGTTATTCTCCATTTG TTAAATATACTCCTCAATGGTTTTGGCTGCGAGAAGAGCTGAAGAGAGTCAACAGAGAAAAAACACCATGGCTGATTGTTCTTATGCACGTCCCATTGTACAATAGTAATGAAGCACATTATATGGAGGGTGAGGCCATGCGCGATGTCTTTGAGAGTTGGTTCGTGCATTATAAAGTTGATATTGTGTTTGCAGGCCATGTGCATGCCTACGAGAGATCGGTACTTTCTTTTTCCACATCTGTGGCTGGATGA
- the LOC135622430 gene encoding ER membrane protein complex subunit 7 homolog, translating to MKLALLLFLVLVSNFLPSSLAAPSSSGDGYAITGRVKVEGMTSKGFGASSKLLNAKIILNGGQNVTFVRADGYFTFHNVPAGTHLIEVAALGYFFSPVRVDISARFPGKIQAALTENRKALHELILEPLREEQYYEIREPFSIMSFLKSPMGLMMGFMLLVIFVMPKLVENMDPEEIRRAQEEMRTNFLPRSS from the exons ATGAAGCttgctcttcttcttttccttgtttTAGTCTCAAACTTCCTTCCTTCTTCCCTTGCCGCTCCTTCCAG CTCTGGCGATGGGTACGCGATCACGGGTCGCGTGAAGGTAGAAG GTATGACATCCAAGGGTTTTGGTGCTTCTTCAAAACTTTTAAATGCCAAAATCATACTCAATGGTGGTCAGAATGTCACATTTGTTAGAGCGGATGGTTATTTCACATT TCACAATGTGCCTGCTGGGACTCATTTGATTGAAGTGGCTGCATTAGGTTATTTCTTTTCACCG GTTCGTGTTGATATTAGTGCCAGATTCCCTGGTAAGATCCAGGCAGCATTGACCGAAAATAGGAAGGCTTTGCATGAGCTGATTTTAGAGCCTTTAAGAGAAGAGCAGTATTATGAG ATTAGGGAACCTTTTTCGATAATGTCATTTTTGAAAAGTCCTATGGGCTTGATGATGGGTTTCATGCTGTTAGTTATTTTCGTCATGCCTAAACTGGTGGAGAATATGG ATCCCGAAGAAATAAGGCGGGCACAAGAGGAAATGAGGACTAATTTTTTGCCTAGGAGCAGTTAG
- the LOC103978161 gene encoding pyrophosphate-energized vacuolar membrane proton pump produces MGATILPDLLTEILIPATAVVGIAFALVQWLLVSKVKLSPERESSGAGNNKNGYSDYLIEEEEGLNNHNVVVKCAEIQSAISEGATSFLVTEYQYVGVFMAVFAILIFLFLGSVEGFSTKSQPCTYSKDKICKPVLANAIFSTLSFLLGAFTSVVSGFLGMKIATYANARTTLEARKGVGKAFITAFRSGAVMGFLLAANGLLVLYISINLFKLYYGDDWEGLFEAITGYGLGGSSMALFGRVGGGIYTKAADVGADLVGKVERNIPEDDPRNPAVIADNVGDNVGDIAGMGSDLFGSYAESSCAALVVASISSFGINHELTAMFYPLLISSMGIIVCLFTTLFATDFFEIKAVKEIEPALKNQLIISTVLMTVGVAIVSWIALPSSFTIFNFGVQKTVKNWELFFCVAIGLWAGLVIGFVTEYYTSNAYSPVQDVADSCRTGAATNVIFGLALGYKSVIIPIFAIAVSIFVSFSFAAMYGIAVAALGMLSTIATGLAIDAYGPISDNAGGIAEMAGMSHRIRERTDALDAAGNTTAAIGKGFAIGSAALVSLALFGAFVSRSAISTVDVLTPKVFIGLLVGAMLPYWFSAMTMKSVGSAALKMVEEVRRQFNSIPGLMEGSAKPDYANCVKISTDASIREMIPPGALVMLTPLIVGTLFGVETLSGVLAGSLVSGVQIAISASNTGGAWDNAKKYIEAGASEHARSLGPKGSDPHKAAVIGDTIGDPLKDTSGPSLNILIKLMAVESLVFAPFFATHGGLLFKYL; encoded by the exons ATGGGGGCGACGATCCTCCCCGATCTTCTCACCGAGATCCTGATCCCGGCGACCGCCGTCGTTGGGATCGCGTTCGCCCTGGTGCAGTGGCTCCTGGTCTCGAAGGTGAAGCTATCGCCCGAGCGGGAGTCATCCGGGGCCGGAAACAACAAGAACGGTTACTCCGACTACTTgatcgaggaggaggaagggctTAACAATCACAACGTGGTCGTCAAGTGCGCTGAGATCCAGAGCGCCATTTCGGAAG GAGCTACTTCTTTCCTTGTCACGGAATATCAATATGTTGGAGTCTTCATGGCTGTTTTTGCAATCCTGATCTTCCTCTTCCTTGGCTCCGTTGAGGGCTTCAGCACAAAGAGCCAACCCTGCACGTACAGCAAGGACAAAATTTGCAAGCCAGTCCTTGCCAATGCCATTTTTAGCACTTTGTCTTTCTTGCTCGGTGCTTTCACCTCTGTGGTTTCTGGTTTTCTTGGTATGAAGATTGCAACATATGCGAATGCAAGGACAACTCTGGAGGCAAGAAAGGGTGTTGGAAAGGCTTTCATCACTGCATTCCGGTCGGGTGCAGTGATGGGCTTTTTGCTTGCTGCTAATGGGCTTCTGGTGCTTTACATTTCAATAAACTTATTCAAGTTGTATTATGGCGATGACTGGGAAGGTCTTTTTGAGGCTATTACCGGTTATGGCCTTGGTGGGTCTTCCATGGCTCTCTTTGGGAGGGTTGGTGGTGGCATCTACACCAAAGCTGCAGATGTTGGGGCTGATCTTGTCGGAAAGGTTGAGAGGAACATTCCTGAGGATGACCCTAGGAATCCAGCT GTTATTGCTGACAATGTTGGTGATAATGTTGGGGATATTGCTGGAATGGGATCTGATCTCTTTGGCTCATATGCTGAGTCTTCCTGTGCAGCCCTTGTTGTTGCTTCAATATCTTCCTTTGGAATTAACCATGAATTGACTGCAATGTTCTATCCCCTGCTGATTAGTTCCATGGGTATTATTGTTTGTCTGTTTACTACTCTTTTTGCCACTGACTTCTTCGAGATAAAAGCTGTGAAGGAGATTGAACCTGCTTTAAAGAATCAGCTTATAATCTCCACTGTTCTGATGACTGTGGGAGTTGCAATTGTCAGTTGGATAGCGCTCCCATCCAGCTTTACCATCTTTAATTTTGGTGTCCAGAAGACTGTGAAGAACTG GGAGCTATTCTTCTGTGTCGCAATTGGTTTGTGGGCTGGTCTGGTGATAGGGTTTGTCACGGAGTACTACACAAGCAATGCATACAG CCCTGTGCAAGATGTTGCTGATTCATGTAGAACTGGAGCTGCTACCAATGTTATCTTCGGGCTTGCTTTGGGATACAAATCCGTCATCATTCCCATCTTTGCTATTGCTGTCAGCATCTTTGTTAGTTTTAGTTTTGCTGCAATGTATGGTATTGCAGTTGCCGCTCTTGGAATGTTGAGCACCATTGCTACTGGACTTGCAATCGATGCATATGGGCCTATCAGTGACAATGCTGGAGGTATTGCAGAGATGGCTGGGATGAGCCATAGAATTCGTGAGAGGACCGACGCTTTGGATGCTGCAGGCAACACCACTGCTGCAATCGGGAAG GGTTTCGCTATCGGTTCAGCTGCCTTGGTGTCCCTTGCACTTTTTGGTGCCTTTGTGAGTCGATCTGCAATTTCAACTGTGGATGTCCTCACACCCAAAGTTTTCATTGGGCTCCTCGTTGGTGCTATGCTTCCCTACTGGTTCTCAGCCATGACAATGAAGAGCGTTGGTAGTGCAGCCCTTAAGATGGTTGAAGAAGTCCGTAGGCAGTTCAACAGCATCCCTGGCCTCATGGAGGGAAGTGCTAAACCAGACTATGCAAACTGTGTCAAGATCTCAACTGATGCCTCCATCAGGGAGATGATTCCTCCTGGTGCTTTGGTCATGCTTACTCCGCTCATTGTCGGCACACTTTTTGGCGTTGAAACTCTCTCAGGAGTCCTTGCAGGCTCTCTTGTTTCTGGAGTCCAG ATCGCCATCTCCGCATCAAATACTGGTGGTGCATGGGACAACGCCAAGAAATATATTGAG